The following proteins are encoded in a genomic region of Planococcus lenghuensis:
- the dnaN gene encoding DNA polymerase III subunit beta — protein sequence MKFEIKRDRLLDGLSDVMKAVSSKTAIPILTGVKMDVSAEGVSLTGSDSDITIQTFIPAEEDGKQILQVSEGGSIVLQARVFSEIIRKLPTNEVEIEINGNFQTHIRSGKSEFHLIGLDPLDYPHLPDVQEDELFTIPADLLKTIIRETVFAVSSSETRPVLTGVHWAVKDGELVCVATDSHRLARRKTKLESVQDEEHNAVVPGRSLNELNKILDDSADPVEVVMTSQQVLFRSKNILFFSRLLEGNYPDTSRLIPSEYKTQVTVNGRALLQAIDRASLLAREERNNVVRFSANGSDEVEVSSNSPEVGKVEEQLLAEAIEGEELKISFSAKFMMDALKAIDGQDVVIQFTGAMRPFILRSALDDSILQLILPVRTY from the coding sequence ATGAAATTCGAAATTAAACGCGACCGCCTGCTTGATGGTTTGAGCGACGTTATGAAAGCAGTCAGCTCTAAAACAGCTATTCCCATCTTGACAGGTGTAAAGATGGATGTGTCTGCTGAAGGCGTGAGTCTCACAGGAAGTGATTCTGACATCACAATTCAGACATTCATTCCTGCAGAAGAAGATGGCAAGCAGATCCTGCAGGTTTCAGAAGGAGGCAGCATTGTTCTTCAGGCACGTGTCTTTAGTGAAATCATCCGGAAACTGCCGACAAATGAAGTGGAAATTGAAATCAACGGCAATTTTCAGACGCACATCCGTTCCGGTAAATCCGAGTTTCACTTGATTGGATTGGATCCGCTGGATTATCCACATCTGCCGGATGTGCAGGAGGATGAGTTATTCACAATTCCTGCTGATCTCCTGAAAACGATTATCCGGGAAACCGTCTTCGCAGTTTCAAGCTCAGAAACACGGCCAGTACTTACTGGTGTTCATTGGGCAGTAAAAGACGGAGAACTCGTTTGTGTAGCAACTGACAGCCACCGACTTGCCCGGCGCAAGACAAAGCTGGAATCGGTTCAGGACGAGGAGCATAATGCAGTCGTCCCTGGCAGAAGCCTGAATGAATTAAACAAAATTCTCGATGACTCAGCAGATCCGGTAGAAGTTGTCATGACCAGCCAGCAAGTGCTGTTCCGGTCCAAAAATATTCTGTTTTTCTCTCGTCTCCTGGAAGGAAATTACCCGGACACATCCCGTCTGATTCCGTCTGAATATAAAACGCAAGTAACAGTGAACGGCCGTGCATTGCTGCAGGCGATTGATCGGGCTTCACTTCTGGCGCGTGAGGAACGCAATAACGTGGTTCGCTTTTCAGCGAATGGCAGCGATGAGGTGGAAGTGTCTTCAAATTCACCGGAAGTCGGTAAAGTTGAGGAACAGCTGCTGGCGGAAGCGATTGAAGGAGAGGAACTGAAAATTTCCTTCAGCGCCAAATTTATGATGGATGCACTGAAAGCGATCGATGGGCAAGACGTGGTTATCCAATTTACCGGCGCTATGCGTCCGTTTATCCTGCGTTCGGCGCTGGATGATTCAATTCTCCAGCTTATTTTGCCTGTACGCACCTACTGA
- the yaaA gene encoding S4 domain-containing protein YaaA, translating into MIESEFITLGQFLKMTDAIQSGGMAKWFLSEYAVFVNGEAEDRRGRKLRPGDTVNVPGTGRFRISAAEGTKPHAD; encoded by the coding sequence ATGATCGAATCGGAATTTATAACGCTCGGCCAATTTTTAAAAATGACCGATGCGATTCAATCGGGCGGAATGGCAAAGTGGTTTCTGAGCGAATATGCCGTTTTTGTGAACGGAGAGGCTGAAGACCGGCGGGGCAGAAAACTCCGGCCTGGAGACACGGTTAATGTACCGGGCACCGGACGATTCCGTATTTCCGCTGCTGAAGGTACAAAACCTCATGCGGATTGA